The genome window TCGCCCTGCGCGTTGACCAGGAACTCGCCGTAGAAGCGCCGCTCGCCGGTCGCCGGATCGCGGGTGAACGCCACGCCCGTGCCCGACGTGTCGCCGAGGTTGCCGAAGACCATCGCCATGACGGTCACCGCCGTGCCCCAGTCCTCGGGGATCCCCTGGATGCGGCGGTAGTCGACGGCCTTCTTGGCGAACCACGAGTCGAAGACGGCGTTGATCGCCAGCCGGAGCTGCTCTGCCGGGTCCTGCGGGAACGGGGCGCTCGTCCGCTCGGCCACGATGCCCTTGAAGGTCTGGACCAGGGCGCGGAGCTCGCCGGCGGGAATTTCGGGATCGGTGCGCACGCGAAGCCGCGTCTTGAGCCCCTCGAGGTGCTGGTCGAAGTGGCGGCGCTCGATGCCGAGCACGACGTCGGCGAACATGGTGACGAAGCGGCGATAGCAGTCCCAGGCGAAGCGCTCGTTGCCCGTCCCGGCGGCGAGGCCCTCGACGGTCGCGTCGTTCAGGCCGAGGTTGAGCACCGTCTCCATCATGCCGGGCATGGACACCCGCGCCCCCGAGCGGACGGAGACGAGCAGCGGGCGTTTGGCATCACCGAGGATGAGGCCGGAGACGGCTTCGAGCTTGCGGAGGCTGTCGAGCACTTCGGGCCAGAGGCCTGCGGGCGGGCGGCGCCCGTCCCGCCTGTACTCCGCCCACGTCTCCGTCGTGATCGTGAAGCCCGGCGGGACGGGGATGCCGAGGTTGGTCATCTCCGCGAGCTCGGAGCCCTTGCCGCCGAGCAGCTCGCGCAAACGCGAGGAACCTTCAGCCTTCCCGGAACCGAAGAAATACACGTATTTAGGCATGGGCTCGAGTCTCCGTCCTGGACGGCTGAAAAAGCCTTCCAACTCTAGCGGATACGCAGCACGGGTGTCAATCTTCCGTGACTCACGCCCCCGCGTCGTCGCGACGATCCTTCCCTCCCCCATTGCGCCCTAAAAACTGAGGGCCACAGGTCGCTCAACCCGTGGCCCCCGAACTTCAGCCGCCACGGGCCTCGCCTCCTGCCCGTGGCATCCAGCGCGTCTTGTTACTTCGCTGATGCTCCGGGCAGGTCCGGCAGCGCCAGGAGAATCAGGCCCAGCGACAGCATGCGCGAAGTCCGTGACTCCATTGCCGGGTTAGTATACGCGGCCGTGGTGAGAGCCGTCAAGCTCGGGGCGCTCAGCGTGCGCCCTTCGGCTTGCCCCGGGCGCCCGGACCCAGCACCAGCGCCTCGACCGCCACCAGGTGATCGCGCATCGCCTGGGCGGCCGCGGCGTCGTCGCGCCGGCTGATCGCCTCGAGGACGCGACGGTGATCCTGATGCGACCGCGTCGGGCGCCCCGGCGTATTGAGCGATTCCTCGCGGATCTGCGCGAGCAGATCCATGATGGCGTGCACGATGCGGGTGATCGCCTGGTTGCGGGCGGCGGAGGCGATCGCCGCGTGGAACTGCCCGTCCTGCGTGAGCCCGGTGCGCCCGGCCGCGACCTCCTTGGCCTGCTCCGCGAGGATCCGCGCCATCTCCTGCAGCTCGTCGGGCGTCGCCCGGCGGGCCGCCAGGGCGGCGATCGAGGGCTCGAGCAGGCGCCGCGCCTCGAACAGCTCGCCGATGGCCTCGCGCTGCGACAGGATGACCAGGGCCAGGGGCGCGATGAGCGCCTCGACCGAGATCTTCTTGACGAAGGTGCCCTCGCCGGGTCGGACCTCGACCAGCCCCAGGCTCTCCAGCGCCCGCAGCGCCTCGCGCACGGACGTGCGGCTCACGACGAACTTTTCGGCCAGATCGCGTTCGGGCGGCAGCTGATCGCCGCTCTTGAGCCGGCCCTCGGCGATCATCGCCTTGATCTGTCGGACGATCTCTTCGTAGATGCGGATCGACTTGATGGGTTCGATGCCCATCTCCCGCCCCGCCTTGACCGGCCCGCCCCGGCCCTCCGTGT of Candidatus Methylomirabilota bacterium contains these proteins:
- a CDS encoding FadR/GntR family transcriptional regulator, with the protein product MANTEGRGGPVKAGREMGIEPIKSIRIYEEIVRQIKAMIAEGRLKSGDQLPPERDLAEKFVVSRTSVREALRALESLGLVEVRPGEGTFVKKISVEALIAPLALVILSQREAIGELFEARRLLEPSIAALAARRATPDELQEMARILAEQAKEVAAGRTGLTQDGQFHAAIASAARNQAITRIVHAIMDLLAQIREESLNTPGRPTRSHQDHRRVLEAISRRDDAAAAQAMRDHLVAVEALVLGPGARGKPKGAR